TACAGCCATCACCAAAGCCTATGAGCTGGCTAAAACCGATGACCTTGTACTTTTATTAGGTAAAGGCCACGAAAGGTCTATCTTTATGGCTCACGGCAAAGAGCCGTGGCACGAAGAAGAAGTAGCTAAAGCCTTACTTAATAAAAATTAAGGCTGATTTTGGTTACCGTCCCGGCCTTTAAAAGCCGGTTCGGCAAAGCCAAAAATAGCTCCGCAAATACCGCCCATTAAATGCGAAATTTGTGAAATGTTATTAGTCGTAAATAGAGTGGCTATTTCTTGCCATAAAAAGATGGCGGCGATAAACAAAAAAGTAAGCGGGAAATCGCCCCTGCGCACATTAGCAAACGAGCTAAGTACAATCATCATAAAGACAATTCCGCTGGCTCCCATAAGGCCGCTGGGGAAAAAAAGTACATTAATTAAGCCGTTAGCTATGGCCGTTACAAAAATCATTAAAGCGAGTGAGGACGAGCCGTAACGCTCTTCAATCAGCGGGCCAAGCAATAAAATATAAGTTAAGTTGCTGATTAAATGCGGCAGCGATTCGTGGCCAAAAATATAACTAAACAGCCTAACATAACCGGGCAAATAACTAAAATTAAACAGGCCGCGCCCCTCGAGGATAAATAAATTATTAATAAGACCGGGTGATAGATAAGC
The DNA window shown above is from Spirochaetaceae bacterium and carries:
- a CDS encoding rhomboid family intramembrane serine protease; translation: MRLRYNAPITLTFSLFAAAVFLSDAYLSPGLINNLFILEGRGLFNFSYLPGYVRLFSYIFGHESLPHLISNLTYILLLGPLIEERYGSSSLALMIFVTAIANGLINVLFFPSGLMGASGIVFMMIVLSSFANVRRGDFPLTFLFIAAIFLWQEIATLFTTNNISQISHLMGGICGAIFGFAEPAFKGRDGNQNQP